In the genome of Gadus morhua chromosome 12, gadMor3.0, whole genome shotgun sequence, one region contains:
- the LOC115555406 gene encoding uncharacterized protein LOC115555406 isoform X2: MPSPGLLTRWSGPRFLCLLAVRVMVVAATVSKGCEAPGKPKCFRNNSSSHKYTCEWGRSSSATHVTYDLLFNTTEPPFHVVNDMSWRDLPTNRIYLDEDKLIKNRKVSIVVTAHAGNASCTSNSTTVVLSTVVKLPEPVKMAALWSDHKLKLTWPSQGDSASAEVLARRVENKTQTWSHEVKKETNVYSVLLEGLETQRAYQVQVRQRSTQVSTSLWSGWSANLTVPAEILQSPDVELKTITEVDRGIRQLVFTWKAVPPAAQAGGVNYTLTYPPCCPCAVKEKAWCQITVPSLNHTIHVTNSAFNLSIRAVNTAGASSRGYVNVAAKPDQDLEACEKNVTFHGKHVEWYEFKEGGPAKERTLRKVPLVEPLSFSGSQTDTALNLSWRPIPLEARQGFISHYTLCHTKHTKPPEQEPSQEECRNLNASETTFRLENLQPESRYNITLAGATSMGPGPQALLSIKTFRSEKSPEGNLPVWISLGLLVTFFGASILGSLLVKRLKSKILPPVPEPVILYPALIQADNEELEQRETLDEVSIHQPVLGGEHHWFEDREEDMDQSKTLIGTDEDQTQQGSRDSFESPGDQEEVLYRNGLVFDMKAEELRSGDQNTSTL; encoded by the exons ATGccgtctcctggtctcctgacCCGCTGGAGCGGCCCGCGGTTCTTGTGTCTGTTAGCCgtgagggtgatggtggtggcagCCACGGTCAGCAAAG GATGTGAGGCTCCTGGGAAACCGAAGTGTTTTAGGAATAATTCCAGttcacataaatacacatgtgAATGGGGACGGTCCTCCTCTGCTACTCATGTGACCTATGACCTGTTATTCAA CACGACAGAACCGCCCTTTCATGTCGTGAATGACATGTCGTGGAGGGACTTACCGACCAACCGGATTTACCTGGATGAAGACAAACTCATCAAGAACCGAAAAGTCTCCATAGTGGTCACAGCCCACGCTGGGAACGCCTCTTGTACCTCCAACAGCACCACTGTGGTGCTGAGTACCGTAG TGAAGCTTCCAGAGCCGGTGAAAATGGCTGCCTTGTGGTCCGACCACAAGCTCAAACTAACATGGCCAAGCCAGGGGGATTCTGCCTCTGCAGAGGTTCTGGCTCGACGCGTGGAAAACAAAACTCAGACATGGAGTCAT GAAGTGAAAAAAGAGACTAATGTGT ACTCTGTGTTGCTGGAGGGTCTGGAGACACAGAGGGCCTACCAGGTCCAGGTTAGACAGAGATCCACGCAGGTCAGCACCTCCTTATGGAGTGGCTGGTCCGCGAACCTCACTGTTCCCGCAG AAATCCTACAAAGCCCAGATGTTGAGCTAAAGACCATCACAGAGGTTGACAGAGGGATACGGCAGCTTGTGTTTACATGGAAG GCGGTACCTCCAGCAGCGCAGGCCGGAGGGGTCAACTACACCCTGACTTACCCCCCGTGCTGCCCGTGTGCAGTAAAGGAGAAGGCTTGGTGCCAGATCACAGTGCCCTCCCTCAACCACACCATCCACGTGACCAACTCTGCCTTCAACCTCTCCATCAGGGCTGTGAACACGGCCGGAGCCTCCAGCAGAGGTTATGTTAACGTAGCGGCAAAACCTGACCAAGAtttagaag CATGTGAAAAAAATGTAACCTTTCACGGAAAGCATGTGGAGTGGTATGAGTTTAAAGAGGGAGGCCCAGCTAAAGAGAGGACTCTACGTAAGG TACCTCTGGTGGAGCCTTTGAGCTTCAGCGGCAGTCAGACGGACACCGCTTTGAACCTGTCCTGGCGGCCCATACCTCTGGAGGCCAGGCAGGGCTTCATCAGCCACTACACACTCTGTCACACCAAGCACACCAAACCACCGGAACAGGAGCCCTCCCAAGAAG AGTGCCGCAATCTGAACGCATCTGAAACAACGTTCCGCCTGGAGAACCTGCAGCCAGAATCCCGCTACAACATCACCCTGGCCGGGGCCACCAGCatgggccccgggccccaggcCCTTCTCTCCATCAAAACCTTCCGCTCCGAGAAGTCTCCTGAGGGCAACCTGCCCGTGTGGATCAGTCTGGGGCTGCTGGTCACCTTCTTCGGGGCCTCCATCCTGGGCTCCCTGCTGGTGAAGAG ATTGAAGAGCAAGATTTTGCCGCCCGTACCGGAGCCGGTGATCCTGTACCCAGCCTTGATTCAAGCAGATAATGAG GAGTTGGAGCAGAGAGAAACCCTGGACGAGGTCTCCATCCACCAGCCAGTTCTGGGGGGAGAGCACCACTGGTTTGAGGACCGAGAGGAGGACATGGACCAATCCAAGACCTTGATAGGAACTGATGAAGACCAGACACAGCAGGGTTCCAGAGACTCCTTTGAAAGCCCTGGTGATCAGGAGGAAGTTCTGTACAGGAACGGTTTGGTGTTCGACATGAAGGCAGAGGAACTGAGATCCGGGGACCAAAACACGTCGACATTGTAA
- the LOC115555406 gene encoding oncostatin-M-specific receptor subunit beta isoform X1 — translation MPSPGLLTRWSGPRFLCLLAVRVMVVAATVSKGCEAPGKPKCFRNNSSSHKYTCEWGRSSSATHVTYDLLFNTTEPPFHVVNDMSWRDLPTNRIYLDEDKLIKNRKVSIVVTAHAGNASCTSNSTTVVLSTVVKLPEPVKMAALWSDHKLKLTWPSQGDSASAEVLARRVENKTQTWSHEVKKETNVYSVLLEGLETQRAYQVQVRQRSTQVSTSLWSGWSANLTVPAEILQSPDVELKTITEVDRGIRQLVFTWKAVPPAAQAGGVNYTLTYPPCCPCAVKEKAWCQITVPSLNHTIHVTNSAFNLSIRAVNTAGASSRGYVNVAAKPDQDLEACEKNVTFHGKHVEWYEFKEGGPAKERTLRKERKDFVRYVFRKYHCGHKGPKTVEMCLWYKKEHVPLVEPLSFSGSQTDTALNLSWRPIPLEARQGFISHYTLCHTKHTKPPEQEPSQEECRNLNASETTFRLENLQPESRYNITLAGATSMGPGPQALLSIKTFRSEKSPEGNLPVWISLGLLVTFFGASILGSLLVKRLKSKILPPVPEPVILYPALIQADNEELEQRETLDEVSIHQPVLGGEHHWFEDREEDMDQSKTLIGTDEDQTQQGSRDSFESPGDQEEVLYRNGLVFDMKAEELRSGDQNTSTL, via the exons ATGccgtctcctggtctcctgacCCGCTGGAGCGGCCCGCGGTTCTTGTGTCTGTTAGCCgtgagggtgatggtggtggcagCCACGGTCAGCAAAG GATGTGAGGCTCCTGGGAAACCGAAGTGTTTTAGGAATAATTCCAGttcacataaatacacatgtgAATGGGGACGGTCCTCCTCTGCTACTCATGTGACCTATGACCTGTTATTCAA CACGACAGAACCGCCCTTTCATGTCGTGAATGACATGTCGTGGAGGGACTTACCGACCAACCGGATTTACCTGGATGAAGACAAACTCATCAAGAACCGAAAAGTCTCCATAGTGGTCACAGCCCACGCTGGGAACGCCTCTTGTACCTCCAACAGCACCACTGTGGTGCTGAGTACCGTAG TGAAGCTTCCAGAGCCGGTGAAAATGGCTGCCTTGTGGTCCGACCACAAGCTCAAACTAACATGGCCAAGCCAGGGGGATTCTGCCTCTGCAGAGGTTCTGGCTCGACGCGTGGAAAACAAAACTCAGACATGGAGTCAT GAAGTGAAAAAAGAGACTAATGTGT ACTCTGTGTTGCTGGAGGGTCTGGAGACACAGAGGGCCTACCAGGTCCAGGTTAGACAGAGATCCACGCAGGTCAGCACCTCCTTATGGAGTGGCTGGTCCGCGAACCTCACTGTTCCCGCAG AAATCCTACAAAGCCCAGATGTTGAGCTAAAGACCATCACAGAGGTTGACAGAGGGATACGGCAGCTTGTGTTTACATGGAAG GCGGTACCTCCAGCAGCGCAGGCCGGAGGGGTCAACTACACCCTGACTTACCCCCCGTGCTGCCCGTGTGCAGTAAAGGAGAAGGCTTGGTGCCAGATCACAGTGCCCTCCCTCAACCACACCATCCACGTGACCAACTCTGCCTTCAACCTCTCCATCAGGGCTGTGAACACGGCCGGAGCCTCCAGCAGAGGTTATGTTAACGTAGCGGCAAAACCTGACCAAGAtttagaag CATGTGAAAAAAATGTAACCTTTCACGGAAAGCATGTGGAGTGGTATGAGTTTAAAGAGGGAGGCCCAGCTAAAGAGAGGACTCTACGTAAGG AGAGAAAGGACTTTGTTCGCTACGTGTTCCGTAAATACCATTGTGGGCACAAGGGCCCGAAGACGGTGGAGATGTGTCTGTGGTACAAAAAGGAACACG TACCTCTGGTGGAGCCTTTGAGCTTCAGCGGCAGTCAGACGGACACCGCTTTGAACCTGTCCTGGCGGCCCATACCTCTGGAGGCCAGGCAGGGCTTCATCAGCCACTACACACTCTGTCACACCAAGCACACCAAACCACCGGAACAGGAGCCCTCCCAAGAAG AGTGCCGCAATCTGAACGCATCTGAAACAACGTTCCGCCTGGAGAACCTGCAGCCAGAATCCCGCTACAACATCACCCTGGCCGGGGCCACCAGCatgggccccgggccccaggcCCTTCTCTCCATCAAAACCTTCCGCTCCGAGAAGTCTCCTGAGGGCAACCTGCCCGTGTGGATCAGTCTGGGGCTGCTGGTCACCTTCTTCGGGGCCTCCATCCTGGGCTCCCTGCTGGTGAAGAG ATTGAAGAGCAAGATTTTGCCGCCCGTACCGGAGCCGGTGATCCTGTACCCAGCCTTGATTCAAGCAGATAATGAG GAGTTGGAGCAGAGAGAAACCCTGGACGAGGTCTCCATCCACCAGCCAGTTCTGGGGGGAGAGCACCACTGGTTTGAGGACCGAGAGGAGGACATGGACCAATCCAAGACCTTGATAGGAACTGATGAAGACCAGACACAGCAGGGTTCCAGAGACTCCTTTGAAAGCCCTGGTGATCAGGAGGAAGTTCTGTACAGGAACGGTTTGGTGTTCGACATGAAGGCAGAGGAACTGAGATCCGGGGACCAAAACACGTCGACATTGTAA